In the Natronolimnobius baerhuensis genome, one interval contains:
- a CDS encoding DUF4212 domain-containing protein, with translation MTDNNAQGSGGTTEQPHEHEVKTDGGLSDVEREQQIDYLDVEINLLRPATPFMRDHQRVILTGFAIWVVATFGPITATRLAPDLMTTPIPVLEFPFHYFAIAIVAPSASLLLSVWYARKRDQLDEKYGIEQEVLEPEPAGTVTDSEDAAATDGGVEQ, from the coding sequence ATGACAGACAATAACGCGCAAGGATCAGGCGGGACGACAGAACAGCCACACGAACACGAGGTGAAGACTGACGGCGGCCTCTCCGACGTTGAGCGCGAACAACAGATCGATTACCTCGATGTCGAAATTAACTTATTGCGGCCAGCGACCCCGTTCATGCGGGATCATCAGCGTGTCATCCTGACGGGCTTTGCCATCTGGGTGGTCGCAACCTTTGGCCCAATCACGGCGACGCGACTCGCGCCGGACCTGATGACCACGCCGATTCCGGTGCTCGAGTTCCCATTCCATTACTTCGCGATTGCGATTGTCGCACCCTCGGCGTCGTTGTTGCTTTCGGTCTGGTATGCACGAAAGCGCGACCAACTCGACGAAAAGTACGGAATCGAACAGGAGGTTCTCGAGCCGGAACCGGCAGGAACGGTCACGGATTCAGAGGATGCTGCAGCGACTGACGGTGGTGTTGAGCAATGA
- a CDS encoding VC_2705 family sodium/solute symporter, producing MDGSLLAATELALGAAETLPLQVDEGLLPEGLDVSFKPLPAIIVVGMMLLFLVVGFMFKVADTDDMWVAGRSIGNIENGMAIGANWMSAASYLGMAALIALSGVYGLAFVVGWTTGYFILLIFMAAQMRRFGKYTAPDFVGDRFNSDAARALAAVTTFLIGFVYALGQARGMGLVGMYVLGDINEIVAIPGISAYQGMMILFMVITIGYLALSGMLGATKNMALQYTILIAAFLLGLLATGWAGGFSTVLPQLEYGQLISELGNEFSQPFANESYYLWIATCFSLIFGTCGLPHVLVRFYTVQNERVARWSCTWGLFFICLLYLSAPAFAAFGTALYSDQIGAAYGDPGMTEAAGDVIVVLASQLAGLPTWFVGFVAAGGIAAAVATTAGLFIAASSAISHDIYANIINEDATQRQQVLVGRLSIVAIGVLTIIFAMDPTAPIAALVSFAFSLAAIVLFPMFFLGLWWERTNRQGALAGMTSGLLIWLIPMFNEGHFGSGWDIGFISTWVPAIGSGLVGVPLVFAITIIVSLVTDDPPLQTKQMVRQCHSPDPMSRDKTAADVVAEKNGRGDAPADD from the coding sequence ATGGACGGCTCTCTGCTGGCCGCGACAGAACTCGCACTCGGTGCGGCCGAGACGCTCCCGCTGCAAGTTGATGAGGGGCTGCTTCCGGAAGGATTGGACGTTTCGTTCAAGCCACTGCCAGCGATTATCGTCGTCGGCATGATGCTATTGTTCCTCGTTGTTGGCTTCATGTTCAAAGTGGCCGACACCGATGATATGTGGGTTGCTGGCCGGTCTATCGGAAACATCGAAAACGGAATGGCGATTGGCGCAAACTGGATGTCAGCTGCGTCGTATCTCGGCATGGCGGCCCTGATTGCGCTTTCGGGCGTATACGGGCTTGCCTTTGTCGTTGGATGGACGACCGGGTACTTCATCCTCCTCATTTTCATGGCCGCTCAGATGCGCCGGTTCGGAAAGTACACCGCGCCGGACTTCGTCGGAGATCGCTTCAACTCCGACGCTGCACGTGCGCTCGCGGCGGTCACGACGTTCCTCATCGGATTCGTCTACGCGCTCGGCCAGGCTCGCGGAATGGGACTGGTCGGCATGTACGTGCTGGGCGACATCAACGAAATCGTCGCGATTCCTGGTATTAGCGCCTACCAGGGCATGATGATCCTGTTCATGGTCATCACAATTGGCTACCTGGCGCTGTCGGGGATGCTCGGTGCGACCAAGAACATGGCGCTGCAGTACACCATTCTTATTGCTGCCTTCCTTCTCGGGTTGCTCGCGACCGGTTGGGCTGGTGGCTTCTCGACAGTACTGCCACAACTCGAGTACGGACAACTGATCAGCGAACTCGGCAACGAGTTCTCTCAGCCGTTCGCAAACGAGAGCTACTACCTGTGGATCGCGACCTGTTTCAGCCTGATCTTCGGGACCTGTGGCCTCCCGCACGTGCTAGTCAGGTTCTACACGGTCCAGAACGAGCGTGTCGCTCGCTGGTCGTGTACCTGGGGTCTGTTCTTCATCTGCCTGCTGTACCTGAGTGCACCGGCATTCGCCGCCTTCGGCACTGCACTCTACAGCGACCAGATCGGCGCAGCCTACGGCGACCCCGGTATGACCGAGGCTGCAGGTGACGTGATCGTCGTGCTTGCTTCACAACTTGCTGGCTTGCCGACCTGGTTCGTCGGCTTCGTCGCCGCGGGCGGTATTGCAGCCGCCGTCGCGACGACGGCTGGACTGTTCATCGCCGCCTCCTCGGCGATCTCTCACGACATCTACGCGAACATCATCAACGAAGACGCAACCCAGCGCCAGCAGGTGCTGGTCGGTCGCCTGAGCATCGTTGCAATCGGTGTGCTGACGATCATCTTTGCGATGGACCCAACGGCACCGATTGCCGCGCTGGTCTCGTTTGCGTTCTCGCTCGCCGCAATCGTGTTGTTCCCCATGTTCTTCCTCGGACTCTGGTGGGAACGGACCAACCGTCAGGGCGCACTTGCCGGGATGACCAGTGGACTGCTCATCTGGCTGATTCCGATGTTTAACGAGGGTCACTTCGGTTCTGGCTGGGACATCGGGTTCATTTCAACCTGGGTACCAGCGATTGGATCTGGACTGGTCGGCGTGCCGTTGGTGTTTGCAATCACGATTATCGTCTCGCTCGTGACCGATGATCCGCCGCTCCAAACGAAACAGATGGTCCGACAGTGTCATAGCCCGGACCCGATGTCGCGAGACAAGACCGCGGCGGACGTCGTCGCCGAAAAGAACGGACGCGGAGACGCACCTGCGGATGACTGA
- a CDS encoding universal stress protein encodes MYERILVPTDGSKVAQVAVDNAVDLAEKYGAEVHALYVADTDAVAYGLGTEQVDRIRQGNFEGMTELREDAEAATGYVRDQADAADIPAVEHHAGGQPHRMIANYAEDNGIDLIVIGSHGRSGVRRALLGSVTERVLRSTTTPVLVVDYEDD; translated from the coding sequence ATGTACGAACGCATACTCGTTCCAACAGACGGTAGCAAGGTAGCACAGGTCGCGGTTGACAACGCGGTCGATCTCGCCGAGAAATACGGTGCAGAGGTACACGCGCTGTACGTCGCCGATACCGACGCGGTTGCCTACGGATTGGGCACCGAACAGGTCGACCGTATTCGCCAGGGGAACTTCGAGGGGATGACCGAACTTCGAGAAGATGCAGAGGCCGCAACCGGATACGTACGGGACCAAGCAGATGCAGCCGACATTCCCGCCGTCGAACACCACGCTGGCGGCCAACCCCATCGCATGATTGCGAACTACGCCGAGGACAACGGTATCGATCTGATCGTGATCGGCAGTCACGGTCGATCCGGGGTTCGCCGTGCGCTGCTCGGAAGCGTCACCGAGCGTGTGTTGCGCTCGACGACCACCCCGGTCCTGGTCGTCGACTACGAAGACGACTAA
- a CDS encoding cupin domain-containing protein, with protein MDKCNERDLEWQRYDPDDDDETNFRRKELSNGVDAADIGCSLYELPAGARSWPYHYHTANEEALYVLSGKGLLIAADGEHPLEAGDYVTFPATERGGHRIVNDSDGPLQYLLLSTMNEPDITVYPDKETFGVYVGSPPGGRDERSLEGYYRLEDDVDYWDCAESGSDSARESESE; from the coding sequence ATGGACAAATGCAACGAACGCGACCTCGAGTGGCAGCGATACGATCCCGACGATGACGACGAAACGAACTTTCGCCGGAAAGAACTCTCGAACGGTGTCGACGCGGCCGACATCGGCTGCAGCCTCTACGAACTGCCAGCTGGAGCGCGGTCGTGGCCCTATCACTATCACACGGCGAACGAGGAAGCACTGTACGTCCTCTCTGGCAAGGGGCTGTTGATCGCAGCGGACGGAGAGCACCCGCTCGAGGCGGGAGACTACGTCACGTTTCCCGCGACTGAGCGCGGTGGCCATCGAATCGTCAACGACAGCGACGGGCCGCTGCAATACCTGCTGCTCTCGACGATGAACGAGCCCGATATCACTGTGTATCCCGACAAAGAGACGTTTGGCGTCTACGTCGGGTCGCCACCGGGTGGGCGTGATGAGCGCTCGCTCGAGGGCTACTATCGTCTCGAGGACGACGTCGACTACTGGGACTGCGCTGAATCGGGTTCCGACTCCGCCCGGGAGTCAGAGAGTGAGTGA
- a CDS encoding tRNA (cytidine(56)-2'-O)-methyltransferase, translated as MHTESTVAVLRLGHRPGRDERMTTHVGLTARALGADRVWIPDNAGQSLETVSDITDRFGGPFEAALTDSPKGIIRNWDGQVVHLTMYGERVQDVEGDIRDAHAGGEDILVVVGSEKVSFDVYEEADWNVGVTNQPHSEVAGLAVFLDRLFEGDELEREWENAEQQVLPMETGKRVEPVDDE; from the coding sequence ATGCACACCGAATCGACGGTCGCCGTCCTTCGACTCGGCCACCGGCCCGGCCGGGACGAGCGGATGACGACCCACGTTGGACTCACAGCGCGGGCACTCGGCGCTGATCGGGTCTGGATCCCGGACAACGCGGGCCAATCACTCGAGACAGTCAGCGATATCACGGACCGATTTGGGGGTCCCTTCGAGGCGGCGTTGACGGACTCGCCGAAAGGAATCATCCGCAACTGGGACGGCCAGGTTGTTCATCTCACGATGTACGGCGAGCGCGTACAGGACGTCGAAGGCGACATTCGCGACGCACACGCAGGTGGCGAGGACATTCTCGTCGTTGTCGGCTCGGAAAAGGTCTCGTTTGACGTCTACGAGGAGGCCGACTGGAACGTCGGCGTCACTAACCAGCCCCACTCCGAAGTGGCCGGTTTGGCAGTCTTTCTCGACCGACTGTTCGAGGGCGACGAACTCGAGCGCGAGTGGGAAAACGCGGAGCAGCAGGTACTCCCGATGGAGACGGGCAAGCGAGTCGAGCCAGTCGACGACGAATAG
- a CDS encoding amphi-Trp domain-containing protein, whose product MAETTANTEDLSRDEAADFLQGLAQELRGTGDANIRIGNKTLTLRPSSTVEYEIEAQERSPMLGGQREEVTVTVGWELEDDGTE is encoded by the coding sequence ATGGCTGAAACCACGGCAAATACGGAAGACCTCTCGCGCGATGAAGCAGCGGACTTCCTGCAGGGACTTGCACAGGAACTCCGTGGCACTGGCGATGCAAACATCCGAATCGGAAACAAGACGCTGACGCTCCGACCGAGTTCGACAGTCGAATACGAAATCGAAGCCCAAGAGCGTTCGCCGATGCTCGGCGGCCAGCGCGAAGAAGTGACGGTGACCGTCGGCTGGGAACTCGAGGACGACGGGACAGAGTGA
- a CDS encoding transcription factor, whose amino-acid sequence MAFEDLLEDPVVQKYLHELVGPKGMPVAAAPPDGEVTDEELAEDLDLELNDVRRALFILYENDLATYRRLRDEDSGWLTYLWTFQYQNIPENLEEEMHRLHDALDDRQEYERTHEFYLCEICSIRFEFGEAMDFGFECPECGSPLESMDNDRLVTAMEDRLAALEDELNLDTNADA is encoded by the coding sequence ATGGCTTTTGAGGACCTGCTCGAGGATCCGGTCGTTCAAAAGTATCTTCACGAACTTGTCGGTCCCAAGGGGATGCCCGTTGCGGCGGCACCGCCGGACGGGGAAGTGACCGACGAGGAGCTTGCAGAAGACCTAGACCTCGAGTTAAACGACGTGCGACGGGCGCTGTTTATCCTGTACGAGAACGATCTCGCCACCTACCGACGGCTGCGAGATGAGGATTCGGGCTGGCTGACCTACCTCTGGACGTTCCAGTACCAGAACATCCCGGAGAATCTCGAGGAGGAGATGCACCGTCTCCACGACGCCCTCGATGACCGACAGGAGTACGAACGCACCCACGAGTTCTACCTCTGTGAAATCTGTTCCATCCGCTTCGAGTTCGGTGAAGCAATGGACTTCGGCTTCGAGTGTCCCGAGTGTGGATCACCGCTCGAGTCGATGGATAACGACCGCCTCGTCACCGCGATGGAAGACCGCCTCGCGGCGCTCGAGGACGAACTCAATCTCGATACGAACGCGGACGCCTAA
- a CDS encoding DUF2110 family protein translates to MVVLATKLYVDGDAQDRALDSLRSLVGNEITDLDVEYEVGLRHDDFPTVTIDGDDAVVARNVLREEFGEIVPDLEDGETYIGTLTSWDEDGFVLDAGQAVQISTDDLGLGPGTGIQIRDRYGLVQHMPLRFVYHEDGPATLADEEIDRLYEWTRGDGRLNVNSATRAEVRATLNRAGHAQDYVTVERIGLLEQSVICTEGTDPPGLLASVGEYLPAELRCVVP, encoded by the coding sequence ATGGTCGTACTCGCAACAAAACTCTACGTCGACGGAGATGCTCAGGACCGAGCGCTCGACTCGCTACGCTCGCTCGTCGGAAACGAAATCACGGACCTCGATGTCGAATATGAGGTCGGACTACGCCACGATGACTTCCCCACCGTCACTATCGACGGGGACGACGCCGTTGTCGCGCGGAACGTCCTCCGCGAGGAGTTCGGCGAAATCGTCCCCGATCTCGAGGATGGTGAGACCTATATCGGGACGCTCACGTCGTGGGACGAAGATGGCTTTGTCCTCGATGCTGGACAAGCGGTCCAGATCTCGACGGATGACCTCGGCCTTGGACCCGGGACGGGCATCCAGATCCGCGACCGCTACGGACTGGTCCAGCACATGCCGCTGCGATTCGTCTATCACGAAGACGGTCCGGCAACGCTGGCAGACGAGGAAATCGACCGCTTGTACGAGTGGACACGCGGCGATGGCCGACTCAACGTCAACAGTGCAACGCGAGCCGAGGTTCGAGCGACGCTGAATCGTGCGGGCCACGCACAGGACTACGTCACCGTCGAACGGATCGGTCTCTTAGAACAGAGCGTCATCTGTACCGAAGGCACCGATCCGCCGGGGCTGCTCGCAAGTGTCGGCGAGTATCTCCCTGCGGAACTGCGCTGTGTCGTCCCGTAA
- a CDS encoding DUF5803 family protein: MNRRLVLAAVAVAVLVGLAGCSMIFGGISDEELDQEQEYDDLIDSDADVAIDIQGGGLLSSSEFRAVYDLNETEDLSLYRTSFYREEALDIHSVRYWYPDGTEVTGSELEIDQGRSSTDIQVPDENGTLAFSGSGGSQTFQLPAYTHGSYEITLPEDHRTSNFLFGDVNPSGYDREVIDNREHLSWDHVDSTISVRFYQTRDIPLFIGLIVTAVILGGIGIAYYYRKVQQLQEEREEMGLDIDIDDDSDDGPPPGLR, encoded by the coding sequence ATGAATCGTCGACTCGTTCTCGCAGCGGTTGCGGTCGCTGTGTTGGTCGGGTTAGCCGGCTGTTCGATGATCTTCGGCGGGATCTCCGACGAGGAACTCGATCAGGAACAAGAGTACGATGACCTGATCGACAGCGATGCCGACGTCGCAATCGATATCCAGGGCGGCGGCCTCCTCAGCAGCAGTGAGTTCCGCGCCGTTTACGATCTCAACGAAACGGAAGACCTCTCGCTGTATCGAACCAGTTTCTACCGGGAGGAAGCACTCGACATCCACAGCGTCCGCTACTGGTATCCTGACGGCACCGAAGTCACTGGTTCGGAGTTAGAAATCGATCAGGGGCGCTCGAGTACAGACATACAGGTGCCGGATGAGAACGGGACGCTTGCGTTCTCCGGCAGCGGCGGCAGTCAGACGTTCCAACTGCCGGCGTACACGCACGGTTCCTACGAGATCACGCTGCCCGAGGATCATCGAACGTCGAACTTCCTGTTCGGCGACGTAAATCCGAGTGGCTATGACCGCGAGGTTATCGATAATCGCGAGCACCTGTCCTGGGATCACGTCGACAGCACGATCTCAGTGCGGTTCTACCAGACACGGGATATTCCGCTGTTCATCGGGTTGATCGTCACGGCGGTCATCCTCGGTGGAATCGGGATCGCCTACTACTACCGAAAGGTCCAGCAACTCCAAGAAGAGCGAGAGGAGATGGGCCTCGATATCGATATCGACGACGACTCCGACGATGGGCCACCGCCTGGGCTTCGATAG
- a CDS encoding chemotaxis protein CheW, which yields MTPASDADFPPDDEQVPVLSFELADDRYCVRTDAVATVRGLAETAPLEDAVDPWNAGSVLVGDARVRVVDLPRIVAGVTQTTARTDDPMLLVLTESDDSGAYFGWLVDGVDVTRTVHTSALEATQAPTRFILGRFEFDDGSAMLLDETAIHD from the coding sequence ATGACCCCCGCTTCTGACGCTGATTTTCCTCCTGATGACGAGCAGGTACCAGTCCTCTCATTCGAACTCGCTGACGACCGCTACTGCGTTCGTACCGACGCTGTCGCAACCGTTCGCGGCCTTGCTGAAACGGCCCCACTCGAGGATGCTGTCGACCCGTGGAACGCTGGCTCGGTGCTGGTTGGTGACGCTCGCGTCCGCGTCGTCGACCTTCCGCGAATCGTCGCTGGTGTCACACAGACAACTGCTCGGACCGACGATCCGATGCTGCTCGTCCTGACCGAATCCGACGACTCAGGCGCGTACTTCGGCTGGCTCGTCGATGGTGTTGATGTCACCAGAACCGTACACACCTCGGCGCTCGAAGCGACACAGGCACCGACGCGATTTATCCTCGGCCGGTTCGAATTCGATGACGGCAGTGCGATGTTACTCGACGAAACAGCGATTCACGACTGA
- a CDS encoding chemotaxis protein CheW, whose translation MAPDLPDKLLGIDLNDEQSTRKTDSSDESADEEHVRVVRFQVGDHRLAVPVDDVRTTTDVPGDLTAVPRTPDAVEGLTDLRGEITAVIDPTVHFPTETTDADQDQLLVFDRSSEGQPAAIRVDEIQQVVPIPERDILDEDGATDRDLSSDALKHPLVESLVVQEHRRTRRFSSTVVSPTAADNSDTAATDSSRSDSDGETARANRQGPQTVIEVTPLIDTDRLLAAAGPTATTR comes from the coding sequence ATGGCACCGGATCTCCCCGATAAACTGCTCGGCATCGACCTCAACGACGAGCAATCGACGCGCAAGACGGACAGTAGCGATGAGTCAGCCGATGAAGAACACGTTCGCGTCGTTCGCTTCCAGGTCGGCGACCACCGCCTCGCGGTGCCGGTCGATGACGTTCGAACGACGACTGACGTTCCAGGCGACCTCACAGCTGTTCCACGAACTCCCGACGCAGTCGAGGGACTGACCGACCTCCGCGGTGAGATTACGGCTGTTATCGACCCGACTGTCCACTTCCCGACGGAGACCACAGACGCCGACCAGGACCAACTACTCGTCTTTGACCGCTCGAGTGAGGGCCAGCCAGCGGCGATTCGCGTCGACGAAATCCAGCAGGTCGTCCCAATCCCAGAACGGGACATCCTCGACGAAGACGGCGCAACAGACCGTGACCTCTCGAGTGACGCCCTCAAGCACCCGCTCGTTGAGTCGCTCGTCGTCCAGGAGCATCGGCGAACGCGTCGATTCAGTTCGACAGTGGTCTCGCCAACGGCAGCCGACAACTCAGACACAGCAGCGACAGACTCGAGTCGCAGTGATAGCGATGGCGAGACGGCACGCGCCAACAGACAGGGACCACAGACGGTCATCGAGGTGACGCCGCTGATCGATACCGACCGGTTACTCGCAGCGGCCGGTCCAACGGCGACCACTCGATAG
- the cheY gene encoding chemotaxis protein CheY has product MSTGVLIVDDSHFMRNLLRQILEQDHRILGEASNGAEAVKLYKEHEPDIVMMDIVMPKCNGIKATAAIKKIDPSARVIMCTSVGQREKMKLAVKAGADGYVTKPFEEPSVRKALTDVVAA; this is encoded by the coding sequence ATGTCGACAGGGGTGCTCATCGTAGACGACTCACATTTTATGCGGAATCTACTGCGTCAGATTCTCGAACAGGACCATCGCATTCTGGGTGAGGCGTCGAACGGGGCTGAGGCAGTCAAGTTGTACAAAGAACACGAGCCCGATATCGTGATGATGGACATCGTCATGCCAAAATGCAACGGCATCAAGGCGACGGCGGCCATCAAGAAAATCGACCCGAGCGCACGTGTCATTATGTGCACGAGTGTCGGACAGCGCGAGAAAATGAAACTCGCCGTCAAAGCCGGGGCGGACGGCTACGTGACGAAACCCTTTGAGGAGCCAAGCGTCAGGAAAGCCCTCACGGACGTCGTTGCTGCATGA
- a CDS encoding chemotaxis protein CheB, with product MTRVLVVDDSQFFRTVVGNALTDAGYTVETADDGLEAVGTAETFDPDVITMDVEMPELNGIDALEQIMQTSPVPVIMASAYTEANADATFDALEAGAVGVLKKPDGSGSRNIAHFVDELEEKIERLEDADISELALTRTTATARMTRARAEQPATERSATATQTSSVGSGTGTTQADISPAGPAGIDTSVEKPTVPLEESTTATSTADASDEAGPTIIIGASTGGPKIVEQICSHLPRSLGARVVVVQHMPADFTARFAERLDSRSAYDVTHADDGDWVSAGEIIVAPGDADLEITTVADGSFRVRLIDSGGTIQPAIDVTMNSAAAAIDDTLCGVVLSGMGSDGAAGIESIARAGGHTIAQDESTSPVFGIPCQAIETGCVETVAPACDLVDELVTATAGDSDD from the coding sequence ATGACGCGAGTACTCGTTGTCGACGACTCGCAGTTCTTCCGAACAGTCGTCGGCAACGCGCTCACTGACGCCGGCTACACAGTCGAAACAGCCGACGACGGCCTCGAGGCCGTTGGCACGGCTGAGACGTTCGACCCGGACGTGATCACGATGGACGTCGAAATGCCCGAACTCAACGGCATCGACGCCCTCGAGCAGATCATGCAGACGTCGCCAGTCCCGGTCATTATGGCGAGTGCATACACCGAAGCGAACGCGGATGCGACCTTCGATGCACTCGAGGCTGGAGCCGTTGGCGTCCTCAAAAAACCCGACGGCTCGGGCTCGCGCAATATTGCCCACTTCGTCGATGAACTCGAGGAAAAAATCGAACGGCTCGAGGATGCTGATATTTCGGAACTGGCGCTCACTCGAACGACTGCGACAGCACGGATGACGCGCGCTCGAGCAGAACAGCCAGCAACCGAGAGATCGGCGACCGCGACACAGACGTCGTCAGTCGGGTCCGGTACCGGGACCACACAGGCCGATATCAGCCCGGCCGGTCCAGCCGGCATTGACACGTCAGTTGAGAAGCCGACTGTTCCACTCGAGGAGTCGACGACGGCGACATCGACAGCCGACGCCAGCGACGAGGCTGGGCCGACGATTATTATCGGTGCCTCGACTGGCGGCCCGAAGATCGTCGAGCAAATCTGTTCACACCTCCCCCGATCACTCGGGGCACGGGTGGTTGTCGTCCAGCATATGCCGGCAGATTTCACTGCTCGATTCGCCGAACGGCTCGATTCACGGAGTGCGTACGACGTGACACACGCCGACGACGGCGACTGGGTCAGTGCCGGCGAGATCATCGTCGCACCGGGCGATGCAGACCTCGAGATTACGACCGTTGCAGATGGTTCGTTCCGTGTTCGACTGATCGACAGCGGCGGGACGATTCAGCCAGCGATTGACGTGACGATGAACAGTGCCGCAGCAGCTATCGACGACACACTTTGTGGTGTCGTCCTGAGCGGCATGGGAAGCGATGGCGCAGCCGGTATCGAGTCGATTGCTCGTGCCGGTGGCCATACGATTGCACAGGATGAGTCGACGAGTCCCGTGTTTGGAATCCCCTGTCAGGCAATCGAAACCGGGTGCGTCGAGACAGTCGCACCCGCTTGTGACCTCGTCGACGAACTCGTAACCGCAACCGCGGGTGACAGCGATGACTGA